A genomic segment from Geitlerinema sp. PCC 7407 encodes:
- a CDS encoding mechanosensitive ion channel family protein, which translates to MVTLVLGLIAIQLTDRVILRRLKRWANKTTNPWDDSLVEIIERSVLPLAYVGLIYISLQNLKLYSILDRVIDSFGIILLTLLGIRGINSLIEYLLKIYWLTREEYAARQTSLNILLPSIRVFFWALGIIFLLDNLGFDIAAVVAGLGIGGAAVALASRGVLEDLFSYFAILFDRPFEIGDLITVEGFTGTVENIGIKTTRLRSIGGEQLVFSNTNLTNSRLQNFRSMERRRALFKFQVSYNTPEEQLHTIPQIVKAIIDDMPGAIFDRSHFAAYGEFGLIFETVYYVEGNEYLRYMDIQQQINLLIKTKLQEKGVEFALRPREL; encoded by the coding sequence TTGGTCACCCTTGTTCTTGGGTTGATTGCGATTCAATTAACCGACCGAGTTATTTTGCGCCGTCTCAAGCGATGGGCCAACAAAACGACCAATCCTTGGGACGATTCTCTGGTCGAAATTATTGAGCGATCGGTTTTGCCCTTGGCCTATGTAGGCCTGATCTATATCAGCCTTCAGAATCTCAAGCTCTACAGCATTCTGGACCGAGTGATTGATTCTTTCGGCATCATTTTGTTGACCCTTTTGGGCATTCGGGGCATCAACTCCCTGATCGAGTATTTGCTCAAAATCTATTGGCTCACTCGCGAAGAATACGCGGCGCGGCAAACCAGCCTCAACATTCTTTTGCCCAGCATTCGAGTGTTTTTCTGGGCCTTGGGCATCATCTTTTTGCTCGACAACTTAGGCTTTGACATTGCGGCGGTGGTCGCCGGTTTGGGCATTGGTGGCGCGGCCGTGGCCCTAGCGTCCCGCGGCGTCCTCGAAGATCTGTTTAGCTATTTTGCGATCTTGTTCGATCGCCCCTTTGAAATTGGCGATTTGATTACCGTGGAGGGCTTCACGGGCACGGTCGAAAACATCGGCATCAAGACGACGCGTCTGCGCAGCATTGGGGGCGAGCAGCTGGTCTTTTCTAATACCAACCTCACCAATTCTCGCCTACAAAACTTCCGATCGATGGAGCGTCGGCGGGCGCTTTTCAAGTTTCAGGTATCCTACAACACACCCGAGGAGCAGCTGCACACGATTCCTCAGATCGTGAAGGCCATCATTGACGATATGCCCGGCGCTATTTTCGATCGCTCACACTTTGCGGCCTACGGGGAGTTTGGCCTGATTTTCGAGACGGTGTACTACGTCGAGGGCAATGAGTACCTGCGCTATATGGACATCCAGCAGCAGATCAATTTGCTCATCAAGACGAAGCTCCAGGAAAAAGGGGTGGAGTTTGCGCTGCGGCCGCGGGAGCTTTAG
- a CDS encoding N-acetylmuramoyl-L-alanine amidase, translating to MKQFLGWMVVGGAIAAPVQAEQPLFLAYPPPNHETTAEQIFLIGTAAPGGEVEVNGQVIQRSEAGHFAPSFPLEMGENRFTLRYGSQELTTVVTRLPSQPPAPQGLAFGEGSLKPNGAIARLPGEPICFGAIAPPQAQVSVLLGGQVIPLQAQGRQTSLPSNLSVLTQQNQPQTAGDRGVFQGCSTFSTPGVLGTPEFQLSLGGQIRREAGAGPVEILSPANLAVVTVTAEEAIARTGPASDYSRLTPLPKGSQAAVTGREGDWLRLDYGAWLRQSETEPLTDTSAIRTTSGDAARSIIRSARSRAVPGWTEIVFPLEVPVPVSVQQGDDVLTLSLYNTTAQTDIIRLDDDPIIERLDWQQVSPSRIDYRFQLKSEQQWGYKLRYEGSSLVLSLRHPPARSDRRRPLEGVTVLLDPGHGSENDLGARGPTGYPEKDVALRVSQQVRDRLEARGAKVVMTREGDDDLYPQDRVDIINQQEPTLALSLHYNALPDSGDAENTQGLSAFWYHPQAHSLAVFLHNYLTETLDRPSYGVFWNNLALTRPAVAPAVMLELGFMIHPEEYEWIVDPEAQEDLAEAIAEGVSRWVSQSTRQP from the coding sequence ATGAAGCAGTTTTTGGGATGGATGGTGGTGGGAGGGGCGATCGCCGCGCCGGTCCAGGCAGAACAACCCTTGTTTTTGGCCTATCCACCGCCCAACCACGAAACCACGGCAGAGCAGATTTTTCTGATCGGGACGGCGGCCCCTGGCGGCGAGGTCGAGGTCAACGGCCAGGTGATCCAGCGCAGCGAGGCAGGCCACTTTGCGCCCAGTTTTCCGCTGGAGATGGGCGAGAATCGCTTTACCCTCCGCTACGGATCCCAGGAGCTGACGACGGTGGTGACTCGGCTGCCCAGTCAGCCGCCAGCGCCTCAGGGACTGGCGTTTGGGGAGGGATCGCTGAAGCCCAATGGGGCGATCGCCCGCCTGCCGGGAGAGCCGATCTGCTTTGGGGCGATCGCGCCGCCCCAGGCCCAGGTTTCGGTGCTGCTCGGGGGCCAGGTGATTCCGCTTCAGGCTCAGGGCCGACAGACGTCGCTGCCGTCGAATTTGTCCGTGCTCACTCAGCAAAATCAGCCCCAAACTGCGGGCGATCGCGGCGTGTTTCAGGGCTGTAGCACTTTCTCGACGCCGGGGGTGCTGGGCACGCCGGAGTTTCAGCTCAGCCTCGGCGGCCAAATCCGACGAGAAGCTGGTGCAGGCCCGGTGGAAATCTTGTCTCCGGCCAATCTAGCGGTGGTGACCGTGACGGCAGAGGAGGCGATCGCCCGCACCGGCCCGGCCAGCGACTACTCCCGCCTCACCCCCCTGCCCAAGGGCAGCCAAGCCGCCGTCACCGGCCGGGAGGGAGACTGGCTGCGCCTCGACTACGGGGCATGGCTGCGGCAGTCTGAAACCGAACCGCTGACGGACACCAGCGCCATTCGGACCACCAGCGGTGATGCGGCCCGCTCGATTATTCGCAGTGCGCGATCGCGCGCCGTGCCGGGCTGGACCGAGATTGTTTTCCCGCTGGAGGTGCCCGTTCCCGTGAGCGTGCAGCAGGGCGACGACGTTCTGACCCTCAGCCTCTACAACACCACGGCCCAAACAGACATCATTCGGCTCGATGACGACCCGATCATTGAGCGCCTCGACTGGCAGCAGGTCAGCCCCAGCCGCATCGACTACCGCTTTCAGCTCAAGTCCGAGCAGCAGTGGGGCTACAAGCTGCGCTACGAAGGCAGCAGCCTGGTGCTGTCTCTGCGGCATCCGCCCGCTCGGTCCGATCGGCGGCGGCCCCTCGAAGGCGTGACGGTGCTGCTCGATCCGGGCCACGGCAGCGAAAATGATCTGGGCGCGCGGGGACCCACCGGCTACCCCGAAAAAGATGTGGCGCTGCGGGTGTCCCAGCAGGTGCGCGATCGCCTGGAAGCGCGGGGGGCCAAGGTGGTGATGACGCGGGAAGGGGATGACGATCTCTATCCCCAAGATCGCGTGGACATCATCAACCAGCAGGAACCGACCCTCGCCCTCAGCCTTCACTACAACGCCCTTCCCGACAGCGGAGATGCCGAAAATACCCAGGGTCTATCGGCATTTTGGTACCATCCCCAGGCCCACAGTCTGGCAGTATTTCTGCATAACTACCTGACGGAAACCCTTGATCGCCCGTCCTACGGGGTCTTTTGG